Proteins found in one Gammaproteobacteria bacterium genomic segment:
- a CDS encoding EAL domain-containing protein, translating to MDNGNVIRPLILEDSANEAEALASALRNVGYAVRYKHIEDAEDLQEALEAQSWDILLAAQQVGDFTATQALSIIKQSGKDVPCVIMGNEHADTLITEAMRAGAADFVSSETQDHLLLVIEREIANLRERRAHRHCRGLYNESEKRNRVLLDSSRDPIAYIHEGMHIYANQSYQEIFGYPEIEELESVPILDLIASDDQQSFKEVLRSINNDQPPEETIEYRAVREDGEVFIATMGFSRASIDGESCTQVMIHRKNDNKALENEIQQLRQQDLLTGLYNHQYFMEQVQAAVNLAHQSEERCALLYIEPDNFKGIKDTLGIAESDLVLTDIAAFIREKMPEDAVIARYAGTIFSVLLCGPSYKKAEQLANSICAGLAEKIFEVEGKTVTTSCSVGISTISETTPDAKKAIAQTELAAQSAKQSNGNQVHTFTVEDELATQEADKRVITLINLALKDNRFTLQYQPIVSLHAEPGERYEVLLRLLDHDNTLIMPADFIPIAKQAGMMVEIDKWVIKSAARAMLDKRKVGKEIQFFIKLSSDSLREPSLLVWVSKLLQAARLHGDSLVFEVSEQDVQENLKAAKTFSDGLKQLHCNLAIDHAGKDSSDLGYMKHLNLRYLKIDGSHITNVTSEESQEVIKTIAEVARSKNVLTIAEHVQDPACLAVLWQHGVNFIQGHYLQHPEGNLNYDFSSNE from the coding sequence TTGGATAACGGGAATGTCATCCGTCCACTCATTCTGGAAGACTCGGCAAACGAGGCCGAGGCTCTGGCAAGCGCCCTGCGCAACGTAGGCTATGCGGTGCGTTACAAGCACATTGAGGACGCAGAGGACCTGCAGGAGGCCTTGGAAGCCCAAAGCTGGGATATATTGTTAGCCGCGCAACAGGTCGGCGATTTTACCGCCACCCAGGCCCTGTCCATCATCAAGCAAAGCGGCAAGGACGTTCCCTGCGTCATCATGGGCAACGAACACGCCGACACTCTCATTACCGAGGCAATGCGCGCCGGTGCTGCCGACTTCGTCTCCAGCGAGACGCAGGACCACCTGCTGCTCGTTATCGAAAGGGAAATCGCCAATCTGCGCGAACGTCGCGCACATCGCCATTGCAGAGGCCTCTATAACGAAAGCGAGAAGCGTAACCGTGTGCTACTTGACAGCTCACGCGACCCCATCGCCTACATTCATGAGGGCATGCATATCTATGCCAACCAGAGTTATCAGGAAATCTTTGGTTATCCCGAGATCGAGGAACTTGAAAGTGTGCCGATCCTGGATCTGATCGCCAGTGATGACCAGCAGAGCTTCAAGGAGGTGCTGCGCAGCATCAATAACGACCAGCCCCCGGAAGAGACCATCGAATACCGGGCCGTGCGTGAAGATGGCGAGGTGTTTATCGCCACCATGGGATTCTCCCGCGCCAGCATCGATGGCGAATCCTGCACCCAGGTGATGATTCACCGCAAGAACGATAACAAGGCGCTGGAAAACGAGATTCAGCAGTTGCGCCAGCAGGATTTGCTGACCGGCCTGTACAATCACCAATATTTTATGGAGCAGGTTCAGGCCGCGGTCAACCTCGCCCACCAGAGCGAGGAAAGATGTGCGCTTTTGTATATCGAGCCTGACAACTTCAAGGGCATAAAAGACACCCTGGGCATCGCGGAGAGCGACCTTGTATTGACTGACATCGCCGCATTCATTCGTGAAAAAATGCCGGAAGATGCCGTGATTGCCCGCTATGCCGGCACCATTTTTTCTGTCCTGCTCTGCGGCCCATCCTACAAAAAGGCCGAACAACTCGCCAACAGCATCTGTGCCGGTCTGGCGGAGAAGATATTCGAGGTCGAAGGAAAGACAGTCACCACCAGCTGTAGCGTGGGCATTTCGACCATCTCCGAAACCACCCCGGACGCCAAAAAGGCCATCGCGCAAACCGAACTGGCGGCCCAGTCTGCCAAACAGAGCAATGGCAACCAGGTGCATACCTTCACCGTGGAAGATGAGCTCGCCACCCAGGAAGCGGATAAGCGCGTCATCACGCTGATAAACCTGGCACTCAAGGACAATCGTTTCACCCTGCAGTATCAGCCCATTGTCAGCCTGCACGCCGAACCCGGCGAACGCTATGAGGTGTTACTGCGGCTGCTGGACCATGACAACACCCTCATCATGCCTGCCGACTTCATTCCCATCGCCAAACAGGCAGGGATGATGGTGGAAATTGACAAGTGGGTCATCAAGAGTGCCGCCCGGGCAATGCTGGATAAACGCAAAGTGGGCAAGGAGATCCAGTTCTTTATCAAACTGTCCTCTGACTCCCTGCGCGAGCCCAGCCTGCTGGTGTGGGTCAGCAAACTATTGCAGGCCGCGCGGCTGCATGGCGACAGTCTGGTATTTGAAGTCAGCGAGCAGGACGTACAGGAAAACCTCAAGGCCGCCAAAACCTTTTCGGACGGTCTCAAGCAACTGCACTGCAATCTGGCCATTGACCATGCCGGAAAGGACTCTAGCGACCTGGGCTACATGAAGCACCTGAACCTGCGTTATCTCAAGATCGATGGCAGCCATATCACCAATGTCACCAGCGAAGAAAGCCAGGAGGTTATCAAGACCATTGCGGAAGTGGCGCGCAGCAAAAACGTACTGACCATTGCAGAACACGTGCAAGACCCCGCCTGCCTCGCGGTGCTGTGGCAACACGGGGTCAACTTCATTCAGGGACATTACCTGCAACACCCTGAAGGCAACCTGAACTATGATTTTTCCAGCAATGAATAG
- the htpX gene encoding protease HtpX, with the protein MKRIFLFLATNLAIVFVLSIVLHLFGVDRILDEQGVGLDINNLLVFSAIFGFGGSLLSLAISKWTAKRFTGARVITQAANARERWLVETVARQARAAGIGMPEVAIYDAADVNAFATGMSRNNALVAVSTGLLNAMSEDEAEAVLAHEVSHVANGDMITLALIQGVVNTFVIFLSRVIGHLVDRVVFKSERGHGPAFWITTIVAQMVLGILASIIVMWFSRKREFRADAGSAQLSSPQKMIAALEKLRQGVNQPHLPDQLAAFGISGGVGRGLSRLFMSHPPLEERIAALRNQL; encoded by the coding sequence ATGAAGCGCATTTTTTTGTTCCTTGCCACCAACCTGGCGATTGTTTTTGTGCTGAGTATCGTCCTGCACCTGTTTGGTGTTGACCGCATCCTGGACGAGCAGGGGGTTGGCCTGGATATCAACAACCTGCTGGTGTTTTCCGCTATCTTCGGCTTTGGCGGTTCGCTGTTGTCGCTGGCCATTTCAAAATGGACGGCCAAACGTTTCACGGGCGCGCGGGTCATTACCCAGGCGGCCAATGCGCGGGAACGCTGGCTGGTGGAGACGGTGGCCCGTCAGGCGCGGGCGGCCGGTATCGGCATGCCGGAAGTGGCGATCTATGACGCCGCCGACGTCAATGCCTTTGCCACGGGCATGTCCCGCAACAATGCCCTGGTGGCCGTGAGTACCGGGCTGTTAAATGCCATGAGCGAGGATGAGGCGGAGGCAGTGCTGGCGCATGAGGTCAGCCATGTGGCCAATGGCGACATGATCACGCTGGCGCTGATACAGGGCGTTGTTAACACCTTTGTGATTTTCCTGTCACGGGTGATTGGCCACCTGGTGGATCGGGTGGTGTTCAAGTCCGAGCGTGGTCATGGTCCGGCATTCTGGATCACCACCATTGTGGCGCAGATGGTGCTGGGCATCCTGGCCAGCATTATCGTGATGTGGTTCAGCCGCAAGCGGGAATTCCGCGCAGATGCCGGCAGTGCGCAATTAAGCAGTCCGCAGAAAATGATCGCCGCGCTGGAAAAGTTGCGCCAGGGTGTGAATCAGCCGCATCTTCCCGATCAGCTGGCGGCCTTCGGTATCTCCGGTGGTGTGGGTCGTGGACTGAGCCGTCTGTTTATGTCGCACCCGCCTCTGGAAGAGCGCATTGCGGCGTTACGCAACCAGCTATAA